From one Microbacterium sp. 10M-3C3 genomic stretch:
- a CDS encoding DnaJ domain-containing protein produces MFDSPVSASAYEVIGVAADADDETLRRAYRQRLRETHPDTGGDAAVFVQVQRAWELVGTPEARVAYDRGRGASAPEWAGPRTSAPRADTRPRARVYGQPGGWRRERYLTLVREWAGRGVDLPDPYDPALVRSAPHDLRHLLADALAEEATARIVADLGMGYTVWHDVDASRDADADEKIDHIVLGPSGLYAVLSEDFGGAVGFRKGEIVGPHVSGSPVTQLVTRARHIARVAGVRFSGAIVVLPDGDVLDAITQLGKVRGTPVAVASRSALATLLRQGVAGAREIGGTELFDVRSRLQQRVRHV; encoded by the coding sequence GTGTTCGACAGTCCCGTCTCGGCCTCGGCGTACGAGGTGATCGGCGTCGCGGCCGACGCCGACGACGAGACGCTGCGGCGGGCCTACCGGCAGCGGCTGCGCGAGACGCACCCCGACACGGGCGGCGACGCCGCGGTGTTCGTGCAGGTGCAGCGCGCGTGGGAGCTCGTGGGCACGCCGGAGGCACGCGTCGCGTACGACCGGGGGCGCGGTGCATCCGCCCCCGAGTGGGCGGGCCCGCGCACGAGCGCGCCCCGCGCCGACACCCGCCCACGGGCGCGCGTGTACGGCCAGCCGGGCGGGTGGCGGCGCGAGCGGTACCTCACGCTGGTGCGCGAATGGGCCGGCCGCGGCGTCGACCTGCCCGATCCGTACGACCCTGCGCTCGTGCGCTCGGCGCCTCACGACCTGCGGCACCTCCTGGCCGATGCGCTCGCCGAGGAGGCCACCGCGCGCATCGTCGCCGACCTCGGCATGGGCTACACCGTGTGGCACGACGTCGACGCGTCGCGCGACGCCGACGCGGACGAGAAGATCGACCACATCGTGCTCGGGCCCAGCGGGCTGTACGCCGTCCTGTCGGAGGACTTCGGCGGTGCCGTCGGCTTCCGCAAGGGCGAGATCGTCGGGCCGCACGTGTCGGGGTCGCCCGTCACGCAGCTCGTCACCCGTGCGCGGCACATCGCGCGCGTGGCCGGCGTGCGCTTTAGCGGCGCGATCGTCGTGCTCCCCGACGGCGACGTGCTCGACGCCATCACGCAGCTCGGCAAGGTGCGCGGCACCCCGGTGGCCGTGGCGTCTCGCAGCGCCCTGGCCACGCTCCTGCGCCAGGGGGTCGCCGGCGCGCGCGAGATCGGCGGCACGGAGCTGTTCGACGTGCGCTCGCGGCTGCAGCAGCGCGTCCGCCACGTCTGA
- a CDS encoding ABC transporter ATP-binding protein, which yields MPDGQVLEFSGVTKRFGTVTAVSDLSARVEPGVVTGFLGPNGAGKTTSLRMLLGLVRPTSGMATIGGQAYAHVREPLRTVGAALEASSFHPGRSGANHLRVSAQAARIPLSRVDEVLGLVGLADAAGRKVGGYSLGMRQRLGLATALLGDPGVLVLDEPANGLDPEGIRWMRGLLRTLAEEGRTVLISSHLLAEVQQTVDALLIIANGSLVFQGGIEELAEASDHATVVDAPDRPALMAALERAGHAYDVLRNGLTVRTAEPDEVGAIAAAAGVALSSLQRRGATLEDVFLGLVSGTVHLAGSAAAAASGADEASGAEAADTGPQGPVDEPAAVAGTALATLAPAADADARPQGASAAPEARAADRSPARAEPPTSTASFAVASTGVIDIVPPATDDEAWLDDRRATPDAVPGSAAEGADDVIAAPDEPAPVDPDAAPETATDGPAPLAWRPEPMSSPEDRPDEEGDPR from the coding sequence ATGCCCGACGGACAGGTGCTGGAGTTCTCCGGCGTCACCAAGCGGTTCGGCACCGTGACCGCGGTGTCCGACCTCAGCGCGCGCGTCGAGCCGGGTGTCGTGACGGGATTCCTCGGCCCCAACGGCGCCGGCAAGACGACGTCGCTGCGCATGCTGCTGGGGCTCGTGCGCCCCACCTCCGGCATGGCCACGATCGGCGGGCAGGCGTACGCGCACGTGCGCGAGCCGCTGCGCACCGTCGGGGCGGCGCTCGAGGCGTCGAGCTTCCACCCCGGCCGCTCGGGCGCGAACCACCTCCGCGTCTCCGCGCAGGCCGCGCGCATCCCGCTCTCGCGCGTCGACGAGGTGCTGGGGCTCGTGGGCCTTGCGGATGCGGCGGGCCGGAAGGTCGGCGGCTACTCGCTCGGCATGCGGCAGCGGCTGGGACTGGCGACAGCGCTCCTCGGCGACCCCGGCGTGCTCGTGCTCGACGAGCCCGCGAACGGCCTCGACCCCGAGGGCATCCGCTGGATGCGCGGGCTGCTGCGCACCCTCGCCGAAGAGGGGCGGACGGTGCTCATCTCGTCGCACCTGCTCGCCGAGGTGCAGCAGACGGTCGACGCGCTGCTGATCATCGCGAACGGGTCGCTCGTCTTCCAGGGCGGCATCGAGGAGCTCGCAGAGGCCTCCGACCACGCCACGGTCGTCGACGCCCCCGACCGCCCTGCGCTCATGGCCGCGCTCGAGCGCGCCGGCCACGCCTACGACGTGCTGCGCAACGGCCTCACGGTGCGCACCGCCGAGCCCGACGAGGTCGGCGCGATCGCCGCGGCCGCGGGCGTCGCCCTCTCGAGCCTGCAGCGACGCGGCGCGACGCTCGAGGACGTGTTCCTCGGCCTCGTCAGCGGCACGGTGCATCTCGCCGGCAGCGCCGCAGCCGCGGCGAGCGGCGCGGACGAGGCCAGCGGCGCGGAGGCGGCGGACACCGGACCGCAGGGCCCGGTGGACGAGCCCGCCGCGGTCGCCGGCACCGCGCTCGCGACCCTCGCGCCCGCGGCGGATGCGGACGCGCGGCCGCAGGGCGCTTCCGCGGCTCCGGAAGCGCGCGCCGCGGACCGGAGCCCCGCTCGCGCAGAGCCGCCCACGTCGACGGCGTCGTTCGCCGTGGCGAGCACGGGCGTCATCGACATCGTCCCGCCCGCCACCGATGACGAGGCGTGGCTCGACGACCGCCGGGCGACGCCCGACGCCGTGCCCGGCAGCGCCGCCGAGGGCGCCGACGACGTCATCGCCGCCCCCGACGAGCCCGCACCCGTCGACCCGGATGCGGCGCCCGAGACCGCGACCGACGGGCCGGCGCCCCTCGCATGGCGTCCGGAGCCGATGTCGTCGCCCGAAGACCGGCCCGACGAGGAAGGGGACCCCCGATGA
- a CDS encoding LssY C-terminal domain-containing protein, with amino-acid sequence MARSRRPRRYSRGAILDWFFFVFAGLASVWLAYLSLTETFHLGWAGIAMAVGFWVLLAYLVLPRLHRILTAVYVPDYFIGRTRTSDGLLGDPVNLAFMGEAAQIERALAAAGWTRADPVTLGSSWRIITSTLSRRSYTEAPVSPLFLFGRQQDFAYQQEVDGNPAQRHHVRFWRCPEGWLLPGGRRVDWLAAGTFDTSVGLSLFTLQVTHRIDADTDIERDHIVSSLTGADPRVRLDVIRDFSTGYHARNGGGDSIRTDGDLPIVDVTGVTAAAIAGSTDAAGVTDAAASGSADATPAGARGDAAEVTT; translated from the coding sequence ATGGCGCGGTCGAGGAGGCCGCGGCGCTACTCGCGCGGCGCCATCCTCGACTGGTTCTTCTTCGTCTTCGCGGGGCTCGCGTCGGTGTGGCTCGCGTATCTGAGCCTCACCGAGACGTTCCACCTCGGCTGGGCGGGGATCGCCATGGCGGTCGGCTTCTGGGTGCTCCTGGCCTACCTCGTGCTGCCGCGGCTGCACCGCATCCTGACCGCCGTGTACGTGCCGGACTACTTCATCGGCCGCACGCGCACGAGCGACGGACTGCTCGGCGACCCCGTGAACCTCGCCTTCATGGGCGAGGCGGCGCAGATCGAGCGGGCGCTCGCCGCGGCAGGATGGACGCGCGCCGACCCCGTCACGCTGGGGTCGTCGTGGCGCATCATCACCTCGACGCTGTCGCGCCGCAGCTACACCGAGGCGCCCGTGAGCCCGCTGTTCCTGTTCGGCCGGCAGCAGGACTTCGCCTATCAGCAGGAGGTCGACGGCAACCCGGCCCAGCGGCACCACGTGCGGTTCTGGCGATGCCCCGAGGGCTGGCTGCTCCCGGGCGGGCGGCGGGTCGACTGGCTCGCGGCCGGCACGTTCGACACGTCGGTGGGCCTGTCGCTGTTCACGCTGCAGGTGACCCACCGCATCGACGCCGACACCGACATCGAGCGCGATCACATCGTCTCCTCGCTCACCGGCGCCGATCCGCGCGTGCGGCTCGACGTCATCCGCGACTTCTCGACCGGCTACCACGCCCGCAACGGCGGGGGCGACAGCATCCGCACCGACGGCGACCTGCCGATCGTCGACGTCACCGGCGTGACGGCTGCGGCGATCGCGGGCTCGACGGATGCGGCGGGCGTGACGGATGCGGCGGCCTCGGGCTCCGCGGATGCGACGCCGGCCGGGGCCCGCGGCGACGCGGCGGAGGTGACGACGTGA
- the cofG gene encoding 7,8-didemethyl-8-hydroxy-5-deazariboflavin synthase CofG encodes MTSGSAAPPVPPRPASIDVVLERAASGAALGVEETELLLSAEEFDALLDAASAVRDAGLEAAGRPGVMTYSRKVFVPLTTLCRDRCHYCIFVDTPGQLLRKNKPAFMSPEQVLAVVRQGQALGCKEALLTLGDRPEDRWPEARAWLEEHGFASTLDYVGHIARLITAETGMLAHLNPGVMTHDELGMLRPTAPSMGMMLETTSRDLFAQPGRVHYGSPDKDPAVRLQVIADAGRRRIPFTTGILVGIGETVRDRAESLVAMRDLHEAYGHVQEVIVQNFRAKPKTAMQGAPDADLRAYVQTVAVARLVFGPRMRIQVPPNLSDAGEFGLLVRAGADDWGGVSPLTADHVNPERPWPQIDELARLTADLGFTLRERLTAHPEFVRDADTWIDPALHAPVAALASPDGLAADVRPATARASDAAGAQNSGSAAWQSPRAGHERPLSLNSARRLAERAAVDPETLDDAEWERLLTATGADLDAVTAAADDLRRYTVGEAVTLVVNRNLTSSGFRAAGRGGPGEFGLDDVAAIAADAAGLGATELCVQGMLPASEDPEAYLELVRAVRAAAPALHVHAYRPQDVRDLADRGGLGLDGALAALRDAGVGTVPGTGIKVASERVRALVAPGDLEIDRWVEGITAAHRAGFRSTSVLFYGHVETAAERIAHLRLLRRIQHDTGGFTEFVPIPLPGHGTPLVAGRRPIDEHRAMVAVSRLLLSGAIRHIQIPWTRVGRDAAATLLGAGGDDLGGTLLDGRVLPDTGIEHGLELPAADAARLAQRLFRPFRLRTTDYGTPAAPRQAQGPGADA; translated from the coding sequence ATGACTTCCGGCAGCGCCGCGCCGCCCGTCCCGCCGCGGCCCGCGTCGATCGACGTCGTGCTCGAGCGCGCGGCCTCCGGTGCCGCGCTCGGCGTCGAGGAGACCGAGCTGCTGCTCTCGGCCGAGGAGTTCGACGCGCTGCTGGACGCCGCATCCGCCGTGCGCGACGCGGGCCTGGAGGCCGCCGGGCGCCCGGGCGTCATGACGTACTCCCGCAAGGTGTTCGTGCCACTCACGACCCTGTGCCGCGACCGCTGCCACTACTGCATCTTCGTGGACACCCCCGGCCAGCTGCTGCGCAAGAACAAGCCCGCGTTCATGTCGCCCGAGCAGGTGCTCGCGGTCGTGCGCCAGGGGCAGGCGCTCGGATGCAAGGAGGCGCTCCTCACGCTCGGTGACCGCCCCGAAGACCGCTGGCCCGAGGCCCGCGCGTGGCTCGAGGAGCACGGCTTCGCCTCGACGCTCGACTACGTCGGCCACATCGCGCGGCTCATCACGGCCGAGACCGGCATGCTCGCGCATCTGAACCCCGGCGTCATGACGCACGACGAGCTCGGGATGCTGCGCCCGACCGCACCGTCGATGGGCATGATGCTCGAGACGACCTCGCGCGACCTGTTCGCCCAGCCCGGCCGCGTGCACTACGGCTCGCCCGACAAGGACCCGGCCGTGCGGCTGCAGGTGATCGCCGACGCGGGACGCCGCCGCATCCCGTTCACGACGGGGATCCTCGTCGGCATCGGCGAGACGGTGCGCGACCGCGCCGAGTCGCTCGTCGCGATGCGCGACCTGCACGAGGCCTACGGGCACGTGCAGGAGGTGATCGTGCAGAACTTCCGCGCGAAGCCGAAGACCGCGATGCAGGGCGCCCCCGACGCCGACCTGCGCGCGTACGTGCAGACGGTCGCTGTCGCGCGGCTCGTCTTCGGACCGCGCATGCGCATCCAGGTGCCGCCGAACCTGTCCGACGCGGGCGAGTTCGGCCTCCTCGTGCGCGCGGGCGCCGACGACTGGGGCGGCGTCTCGCCGCTCACGGCCGACCACGTGAACCCCGAGCGGCCGTGGCCGCAGATCGACGAGCTCGCGCGCCTCACCGCCGACCTCGGCTTCACGCTGCGCGAGCGGCTGACGGCGCATCCGGAGTTCGTCCGCGACGCCGACACGTGGATCGATCCGGCCCTCCACGCCCCCGTCGCCGCCCTCGCCTCCCCCGACGGCCTCGCCGCCGATGTGCGGCCCGCGACCGCGCGGGCCTCCGACGCGGCAGGCGCGCAGAATTCAGGCTCAGCGGCATGGCAGTCCCCGCGCGCCGGCCACGAACGCCCGCTCAGCCTGAATTCTGCGCGCCGGCTGGCCGAACGCGCCGCAGTCGACCCCGAGACGCTCGACGACGCCGAGTGGGAACGGCTGCTGACCGCGACCGGCGCCGACCTCGACGCCGTGACCGCCGCCGCCGACGACCTCCGCCGCTACACGGTGGGCGAGGCCGTGACGCTCGTGGTCAACCGCAACCTCACCTCGAGCGGCTTCCGCGCCGCCGGCCGCGGCGGGCCGGGCGAGTTCGGCCTCGACGACGTCGCGGCCATCGCCGCCGACGCGGCCGGGCTGGGCGCGACCGAGCTGTGCGTGCAGGGGATGCTGCCGGCGTCCGAGGATCCGGAGGCGTATCTCGAGCTCGTCCGCGCCGTGCGCGCGGCCGCGCCCGCGCTGCACGTGCACGCGTACCGCCCGCAGGACGTGCGCGACCTCGCCGACCGGGGTGGTCTCGGCCTCGACGGCGCCCTCGCCGCGCTCCGCGACGCCGGCGTCGGCACGGTGCCCGGCACCGGCATCAAGGTCGCGAGCGAGCGCGTCCGCGCGCTCGTCGCCCCGGGCGACCTCGAGATCGACCGGTGGGTCGAGGGCATCACCGCCGCCCACCGGGCCGGGTTCCGCTCGACGTCGGTGCTGTTCTACGGCCACGTCGAGACCGCCGCGGAGCGGATCGCGCACCTGCGGCTGCTGCGCCGCATCCAGCACGACACCGGCGGGTTCACGGAGTTCGTGCCGATCCCCCTTCCCGGACACGGCACGCCCCTCGTCGCCGGCCGCCGCCCGATCGACGAGCACCGCGCCATGGTCGCGGTGTCGCGGCTGCTGCTGTCGGGCGCGATCCGGCACATCCAGATCCCGTGGACCCGCGTCGGCCGCGACGCGGCGGCCACGCTCCTGGGCGCGGGCGGCGACGACCTCGGCGGCACGCTCCTCGACGGCCGCGTGCTGCCCGACACCGGCATCGAGCACGGACTCGAGCTGCCGGCGGCGGATGCGGCGCGCCTCGCGCAGCGCCTCTTCCGCCCGTTCCGTCTGCGCACGACCGACTACGGCACGCCCGCCGCCCCCCGACAGGCTCAGGGACCGGGGGCGGACGCGTGA
- a CDS encoding enoyl-CoA hydratase/isomerase family protein — MAETADREHAGRQPHAAEAPVLARRVRSVGHLTLNRPRALNALSYGMIGDLAAALDAWRREGEVDVVVLDGAGDRGLCAGGDIRQLSEQVSAGRLADAARFFHDEYHLNAAIAESPIPVVALADGITMGGGIGLAGHAALRVVTERSRLAMPETRIGFTPDVGGSWLLARAPGRIGEYLGLTGASMDAADALYAGFADRLVPSGHLDALREALASRADPTGPAEIVLLFDETPGPSRLAASRPWIDDAFAADTVPEIVERLRARPEPEASATADELATLSPTALAVTLAAVRRARTLPDLRAALAQEYRLVLWFAATQPDLVEGIRAQVIDKDRSPRWQPADAEGLAPDLVDSAFAFEPPFPLWAD; from the coding sequence GTGGCGGAGACGGCGGATCGGGAGCACGCAGGACGGCAGCCGCATGCGGCGGAGGCGCCCGTGCTCGCACGACGCGTGCGCAGCGTCGGTCATCTCACCCTCAACCGCCCGCGCGCTCTGAACGCACTGTCCTATGGGATGATCGGCGACCTGGCGGCCGCCCTGGACGCGTGGCGACGCGAGGGCGAGGTCGACGTCGTCGTGCTCGACGGCGCGGGTGATCGGGGTCTGTGCGCGGGCGGGGACATCCGCCAGCTGTCGGAGCAGGTCTCGGCCGGGCGGCTCGCCGACGCCGCGCGTTTCTTCCACGACGAGTACCACCTCAACGCCGCGATCGCCGAGTCGCCGATCCCCGTCGTCGCGCTCGCCGACGGCATCACGATGGGCGGCGGCATCGGCCTGGCCGGCCACGCGGCCCTGCGCGTCGTGACCGAGCGCTCGCGGCTCGCGATGCCCGAGACGCGCATCGGCTTCACGCCCGACGTCGGCGGCTCGTGGCTCCTCGCCCGCGCGCCCGGTCGCATCGGCGAGTACCTCGGCCTCACCGGTGCGTCGATGGACGCGGCCGACGCGCTGTACGCCGGCTTCGCCGACCGGCTGGTCCCGAGCGGCCACCTCGATGCGCTGCGCGAGGCGCTCGCCTCACGCGCCGACCCGACCGGGCCGGCCGAGATCGTGCTCCTGTTCGACGAGACGCCCGGCCCGTCGCGGCTCGCGGCGTCCCGCCCGTGGATCGACGACGCCTTCGCCGCCGACACCGTGCCGGAGATCGTCGAGCGCCTGCGCGCGCGCCCCGAGCCCGAGGCATCCGCGACCGCCGACGAGCTCGCGACCCTCTCGCCCACCGCGCTCGCGGTGACCCTCGCCGCCGTCCGCCGCGCACGGACCCTGCCCGACCTGCGGGCCGCGCTCGCGCAGGAGTACCGGCTCGTGCTGTGGTTCGCCGCGACCCAGCCCGATCTCGTCGAGGGCATCCGCGCGCAGGTCATCGACAAGGACCGCTCGCCCCGGTGGCAGCCGGCGGACGCCGAGGGCCTCGCGCCCGACCTCGTCGACTCGGCGTTCGCGTTCGAGCCGCCCTTCCCGCTCTGGGCCGACTGA
- a CDS encoding ABC transporter permease subunit, whose translation MSLVAATRSELTKVFTTAAWWILGLVQLVYIGLFAGGFGFLLGALASGRLTGGAGNAPVLPPGLVPSIVYSIATSFGYVFPLLIGALMVTSEFRHKTLTPTFLAVPARGTVLAAKVLAGVVIGLVFGVIGVVSTVLPGAPVLASLGLETGLGSSDTWALLGRMLVAFALWTLVGIGVGSVVRNQVVAIVVVLAFTQFVEPIARLAGGFVEALEPVARFLPSAASDALVGASALSISLPSAADPLPWWAGGLVLLGYAVVFVVLGAVTTWRRDVD comes from the coding sequence ATGAGCCTCGTCGCCGCGACCCGCTCCGAGCTCACGAAGGTCTTCACGACGGCCGCGTGGTGGATCCTCGGGCTCGTCCAGCTCGTCTACATCGGCCTGTTCGCGGGCGGCTTCGGCTTCCTCCTCGGCGCACTCGCGTCGGGCCGCCTCACGGGCGGCGCGGGAAACGCGCCCGTCCTCCCGCCGGGTCTCGTCCCCTCGATCGTCTACAGCATCGCGACGTCGTTCGGGTACGTCTTCCCGCTCCTCATCGGCGCCCTCATGGTCACGAGCGAGTTCCGCCACAAGACGCTCACCCCGACGTTCCTCGCCGTCCCGGCGCGTGGCACGGTCCTCGCCGCCAAGGTGCTCGCCGGCGTCGTCATCGGACTCGTCTTCGGCGTGATCGGCGTCGTGTCGACGGTGCTGCCCGGCGCCCCCGTGCTCGCCTCCCTGGGCCTGGAGACCGGCCTCGGCTCCTCCGACACGTGGGCGCTCCTCGGCCGGATGCTCGTCGCGTTCGCGCTGTGGACGCTCGTCGGCATCGGCGTCGGCTCGGTCGTGCGCAACCAGGTCGTGGCGATCGTCGTCGTGCTCGCCTTCACGCAGTTCGTCGAGCCGATCGCGCGCCTGGCCGGCGGCTTCGTCGAAGCCCTCGAGCCGGTCGCGCGGTTCCTCCCGAGCGCCGCATCCGACGCCCTGGTGGGAGCGAGCGCGCTGTCGATCAGTCTCCCCAGCGCCGCCGACCCGCTGCCCTGGTGGGCGGGCGGACTCGTGCTGCTCGGCTATGCCGTGGTCTTCGTCGTGCTCGGCGCCGTCACGACGTGGCGCCGCGACGTCGACTGA